One segment of Amycolatopsis alba DSM 44262 DNA contains the following:
- a CDS encoding Clp protease N-terminal domain-containing protein gives MTSPVRLDDLISHIKQQHPDGDVLGQLSDAVFLGEHLGEVADHLIGHFVDQARRSGASWTEIGKNMGVSKQAAQKRFVESSGSSLEDLVKVFSRYTDRARHVVVASRDAAVEAKSPQIEPVHLILGLLAEPAALAAGAIVAQKVTLDAVREAAVAKLPEPAEDPAEAAKMAFGAQAKKALELTMRESLRLGHNYIGTEHILLALFELGDDLLTELGLTKDATEAVILRALAEIVAARGE, from the coding sequence ATGACTTCTCCAGTTCGTCTCGACGACCTCATCTCCCACATCAAGCAGCAGCATCCCGACGGCGACGTGCTCGGACAGCTGTCCGACGCGGTCTTCCTCGGCGAGCACCTCGGCGAAGTGGCCGATCACCTGATCGGCCACTTCGTCGACCAGGCGCGGCGCTCCGGCGCCTCCTGGACCGAAATCGGCAAGAACATGGGGGTGTCCAAACAGGCCGCCCAGAAACGCTTTGTCGAATCCAGCGGCTCTTCACTCGAAGACCTGGTGAAGGTGTTCAGCCGCTACACCGACCGCGCGCGGCATGTCGTCGTCGCTTCGCGGGACGCGGCCGTCGAGGCGAAGAGCCCGCAGATCGAGCCCGTGCACCTGATCCTCGGCCTGCTCGCCGAACCCGCCGCGCTCGCCGCCGGGGCGATCGTGGCGCAGAAGGTGACCCTTGACGCCGTCCGTGAGGCCGCTGTGGCGAAGCTGCCGGAACCCGCCGAAGACCCGGCGGAGGCGGCGAAGATGGCCTTCGGGGCGCAGGCCAAGAAGGCGCTGGAGCTGACGATGCGGGAGTCGCTGCGGCTCGGGCACAACTACATCGGCACCGAGCACATCCTGCTGGCCCTGTTCGAACTCGGCGACGATTTGCTCACCGAGCTCGGGCTCACGAAGGACGCGACCGAGGCGGTGATCCTGCGGGCGCTGGCGGAGATCGTCGCGGCGCGCGGGGAATGA
- the gndA gene encoding NADP-dependent phosphogluconate dehydrogenase yields MSKKASIGVTGLAVMGRNLARNLARHGHTVALHNRSEQRTKELVDQFGDEGDFIPAYSAQAFVDALERPRQVVIMVKAGAPTDAVIDEFAPLLEKGDVIVDAGNAHFADTRRREAALREQGIHFVGTGVSGGEEGALHGPSIMPGGSKESYQSLGPLFEDISAKVDGEPCCTHVGADGAGHFVKMVHNGIEYADMQLIAESFDLLRGAGGYSPAEIAGIFQNWNSGRLDSYLIEITSQVLAHTDAASGKPFVDIVADQAEQKGTGRWTVQIGLDLGVPISGIAEAVFARSLSGSSNLREASRGLGGPSRAPLTGSALDTFADDVEQALYASKVVAYAQGFNQIQAGGAEYGWDIDLGKVASIWRGGCIIRAKFLNDITAAYADEPGLPTLLTSGGFRKAVEDAQDSWRSVISTAVRLGIPTPGFSTALAYYDGLRAERLPAALVQGQRDFFGAHTYRRVDREGSFHTAWAADGRPESSA; encoded by the coding sequence ATGAGCAAGAAGGCGAGCATCGGGGTCACCGGCCTGGCGGTCATGGGCCGCAACCTGGCCAGGAACCTGGCGAGGCACGGGCACACGGTGGCCCTGCACAACCGCTCCGAGCAGCGGACGAAGGAACTGGTCGACCAGTTCGGCGACGAAGGCGACTTCATCCCGGCGTATTCGGCGCAGGCGTTCGTCGACGCGCTGGAGCGGCCGCGCCAGGTCGTGATCATGGTCAAGGCCGGTGCGCCGACGGACGCCGTGATCGACGAGTTCGCCCCGCTGCTGGAGAAGGGCGATGTGATCGTCGACGCGGGCAACGCGCATTTCGCGGACACCCGTCGCCGCGAGGCCGCGCTGCGGGAGCAGGGCATCCACTTCGTCGGCACCGGTGTGTCCGGCGGCGAAGAGGGCGCGCTGCACGGGCCGAGCATCATGCCGGGTGGGTCGAAGGAGTCGTACCAGTCGCTCGGGCCACTGTTCGAGGACATCTCGGCGAAGGTCGACGGCGAACCGTGCTGCACGCACGTGGGCGCGGACGGCGCCGGGCATTTCGTGAAGATGGTGCACAACGGCATCGAGTACGCCGACATGCAGCTGATCGCCGAATCGTTCGACCTGCTGCGCGGTGCGGGCGGCTACTCCCCCGCCGAGATCGCCGGCATCTTCCAGAACTGGAACTCCGGACGGCTGGACTCGTACCTGATCGAGATCACCTCGCAGGTGCTGGCCCACACCGACGCCGCTTCCGGCAAGCCGTTCGTCGACATCGTGGCGGACCAGGCGGAGCAGAAGGGCACCGGCCGCTGGACCGTCCAAATCGGACTGGACCTCGGCGTGCCGATCAGCGGGATCGCCGAGGCCGTCTTCGCGCGTTCGCTGTCCGGTTCGTCGAACCTGCGTGAGGCCTCCCGCGGCCTCGGCGGTCCTTCGCGCGCTCCGCTCACGGGGTCCGCTCTGGACACCTTCGCGGACGACGTCGAGCAGGCGCTGTACGCGTCGAAGGTGGTGGCGTACGCCCAGGGCTTCAACCAGATCCAGGCGGGCGGTGCCGAATACGGCTGGGACATCGACCTCGGCAAGGTCGCGTCCATCTGGCGCGGTGGCTGCATCATCCGCGCGAAGTTCCTGAACGACATCACAGCCGCGTACGCCGACGAGCCCGGCCTGCCGACGCTCTTGACCTCCGGCGGCTTCCGCAAGGCCGTCGAGGACGCCCAGGACTCCTGGCGTTCGGTGATCTCCACGGCGGTGCGGCTCGGCATCCCGACCCCTGGCTTCTCGACCGCGCTGGCCTACTACGACGGTCTGCGCGCGGAGCGGCTCCCCGCCGCGCTGGTACAGGGACAGCGGGACTTCTTCGGTGCCCACACGTACCGCCGGGTCGACCGCGAGGGTTCGTTCCACACCGCTTGGGCGGCCGACGGCCGTCCCGAGTCCTCCGCCTGA
- a CDS encoding winged helix-turn-helix transcriptional regulator, whose product MSGSGELFLADCPARLAVELIADKWTVVVLAGLSKGPVRHGELAALIGGVSRKVLTQTLRRLEAHGLVRRQSYAEAPPRVEYELTPLGATLIDPIRSLTEWARANGDAVLDALDAAPEQLADPG is encoded by the coding sequence GTGAGCGGTTCCGGTGAGCTTTTCCTCGCCGACTGTCCGGCGCGGCTGGCGGTCGAGCTGATCGCCGACAAGTGGACGGTGGTCGTGCTCGCCGGGCTGAGCAAGGGACCGGTGCGCCATGGCGAACTGGCCGCGCTGATCGGCGGCGTCTCCCGCAAGGTGCTCACCCAGACGCTCCGGCGGCTCGAAGCGCACGGACTCGTCCGCCGCCAGTCCTACGCCGAGGCTCCGCCCCGCGTCGAGTACGAGCTCACGCCACTCGGGGCGACGCTGATCGACCCGATCCGCTCGCTGACCGAGTGGGCAAGGGCGAACGGCGACGCGGTGCTCGACGCACTCGACGCCGCTCCGGAACAGCTCGCCGACCCCGGCTGA
- a CDS encoding NADP-dependent oxidoreductase — MRIITQQTLGGPEVLTVVDAPEPRPLPTEVLVRVKAIGLNPLEARLRAGEFPLLGQPPFVLGWDVSGVVEEARTWRFRPGDEVFGMPLFPRAANAYAEVVAAPAVHLVRKPASLSHVEAAALPIAGLTAWQGLVDLGGVTEGDRVLIHGGGGGVGHVAIQIAKALGAYVITTAGERKREFVEKLGADEVIDYTAVDFAEAVRDIDVVLDTIGGDTAERSLAVLRPGGHLVTAVADEDAELAASYEAAGKRFSGIGVDPDPVALRGLADLAEQGRLRVQVQETFPFERVADAHRLLDDGHLRGKLVLTV; from the coding sequence ATGCGAATCATCACCCAGCAGACGCTCGGCGGCCCCGAGGTGCTCACCGTCGTGGACGCGCCCGAGCCCCGACCCCTGCCCACCGAAGTTCTCGTCCGCGTCAAGGCGATCGGGCTCAACCCGCTGGAAGCGCGCCTGCGTGCCGGTGAGTTCCCGTTGCTCGGACAGCCGCCGTTCGTTCTCGGCTGGGACGTCAGCGGCGTGGTCGAGGAGGCCAGGACGTGGCGGTTCAGGCCCGGCGACGAGGTGTTCGGGATGCCGCTGTTCCCGCGGGCGGCGAACGCGTACGCCGAGGTCGTGGCGGCCCCGGCGGTGCACCTGGTGCGCAAACCGGCGTCGCTCTCGCACGTCGAGGCGGCGGCGCTGCCGATCGCCGGGCTGACGGCGTGGCAGGGCCTCGTCGACCTCGGCGGCGTGACCGAGGGCGACCGCGTCCTGATCCACGGCGGCGGTGGCGGGGTCGGCCACGTCGCGATCCAAATCGCGAAGGCGCTCGGCGCGTACGTCATCACGACCGCAGGCGAGAGGAAACGGGAGTTCGTCGAGAAGCTCGGCGCCGACGAGGTGATCGACTACACGGCGGTCGACTTCGCCGAGGCGGTTCGCGACATCGACGTCGTACTCGACACGATCGGCGGCGACACCGCCGAGCGCTCGCTCGCGGTGCTCCGCCCTGGCGGTCACCTGGTGACGGCGGTCGCCGACGAGGACGCGGAGCTCGCCGCCAGTTACGAGGCGGCCGGTAAGCGCTTCAGCGGCATCGGGGTCGACCCCGACCCGGTCGCCCTGCGAGGTCTCGCCGACCTGGCCGAGCAGGGCAGGCTCCGCGTCCAAGTGCAGGAGACGTTCCCGTTCGAGCGCGTCGCCGACGCGCACCGGCTACTCGACGACGGCCACCTCCGGGGCAAGCTCGTCCTCACCGTCTGA
- a CDS encoding MBL fold metallo-hydrolase — MDQSPFARQVSDDVFGYVQPDGSWWINNCGFVAAGEHTVVIDTCSTERRTRALLETAAATGGAPVTTVVNTHHHGDHTNGNYLAAGATIVGHRKTREAMVATGINTYGNSFTGSDWGHLELRPPEVVFDDRLTVHAGEVRLELIHPGHAAHTTNDVLVWLPERRVLFVGDLIFNGGSPFALMGSPAGWRKALDLVRELDPETIVPGHGPVCGPEAIDVVDGYLGFLQKLAAHGKAAGLTPLQAAREADLGPYEALSEQERLPANLHRAYAELDGLDWGAPIDLGAAMADMVTFNGAPIRCFS; from the coding sequence GTGGACCAATCCCCCTTCGCCCGGCAAGTCTCCGACGACGTGTTCGGGTACGTGCAACCCGACGGCTCGTGGTGGATCAACAACTGCGGCTTCGTCGCCGCGGGCGAGCACACCGTGGTCATCGACACCTGCTCCACCGAACGGCGCACGCGTGCCCTGCTGGAGACGGCGGCGGCGACCGGCGGGGCGCCGGTGACCACCGTGGTCAACACGCATCACCACGGTGATCACACGAACGGCAACTACCTGGCGGCCGGGGCGACGATCGTCGGGCACCGGAAGACCCGCGAGGCGATGGTCGCGACCGGGATCAACACCTACGGGAACTCGTTCACCGGGAGCGACTGGGGCCATCTGGAGCTGCGGCCGCCCGAAGTGGTGTTCGACGACCGGCTGACCGTGCACGCGGGCGAAGTCCGGCTGGAGCTGATCCACCCAGGGCACGCCGCGCACACCACCAACGACGTGCTGGTCTGGCTGCCGGAGCGGCGGGTGCTGTTCGTCGGCGACCTGATCTTCAACGGCGGCAGCCCGTTCGCGCTGATGGGCTCGCCCGCCGGCTGGCGAAAGGCCCTGGACCTGGTCCGCGAGCTGGACCCGGAGACGATCGTGCCCGGCCACGGCCCGGTGTGCGGGCCCGAGGCGATCGACGTCGTCGACGGTTACCTGGGTTTCCTGCAGAAACTCGCCGCGCACGGGAAGGCCGCGGGCCTGACGCCCCTCCAGGCCGCTCGCGAAGCGGATCTCGGGCCTTACGAGGCACTGTCCGAACAGGAACGACTGCCCGCGAACCTGCACCGGGCCTACGCCGAACTGGACGGTCTCGACTGGGGCGCGCCGATCGATCTGGGGGCCGCGATGGCGGACATGGTCACCTTCAACGGCGCCCCGATCCGCTGCTTCTCCTGA
- a CDS encoding helix-turn-helix domain-containing protein encodes MASTVTSRRKQLGNELRHARNAARMTQQQVAEVLGCTQGKVNKIESGAVGVKLGDVRSMLNAFGINGDEADTLMNLARAAAGQRGHWSGYRSVVPHWFRTFTDLEPAAAEILTWHGERIPGPLQSEHYMLKQFTEAGATDVTSLVRNRLDRKAVFEQQQPPYYRFIISEGALRRAPGGSAPAVMLDQVEHLLALDKHPRVYVHVLPFGARLAAVPNDFTIMRFPDRTRDFVYIEHSAGGLYLDDVKDFNIFVDSWDRLRGAALERQETRQFLKELAELYRNQMQS; translated from the coding sequence ATGGCCAGCACCGTCACCTCGCGCCGGAAGCAGCTCGGGAACGAGCTCCGGCATGCCCGCAACGCCGCGCGGATGACACAGCAGCAGGTCGCCGAGGTTCTCGGTTGCACCCAGGGCAAGGTCAACAAGATCGAGTCCGGTGCCGTCGGGGTCAAGCTCGGGGATGTGCGATCGATGCTGAACGCGTTCGGGATCAACGGCGACGAGGCCGACACGCTGATGAACCTGGCCCGCGCCGCGGCCGGGCAGCGCGGCCACTGGTCCGGCTACCGATCAGTGGTGCCGCATTGGTTCCGCACCTTCACCGACCTCGAACCCGCGGCCGCGGAGATCCTCACCTGGCACGGCGAGCGCATCCCCGGCCCGTTGCAGTCCGAGCACTACATGCTCAAGCAGTTCACCGAAGCCGGCGCCACAGACGTCACTTCGCTGGTCCGCAACCGGCTGGACCGCAAGGCCGTCTTCGAGCAACAGCAGCCGCCCTACTACCGGTTCATCATCAGCGAAGGCGCTCTGCGCCGCGCTCCCGGCGGTTCCGCCCCGGCCGTGATGCTGGACCAGGTCGAACATCTGCTGGCGCTGGACAAGCATCCGCGCGTGTATGTGCACGTGTTGCCGTTCGGCGCCCGGCTCGCCGCGGTGCCCAACGACTTCACCATCATGCGTTTTCCCGATCGCACCAGGGATTTCGTCTACATCGAGCATTCCGCGGGCGGGTTGTACCTCGACGACGTCAAGGACTTCAACATTTTCGTCGACTCCTGGGACCGGCTGCGCGGCGCCGCGCTGGAACGCCAGGAGACCCGGCAGTTCCTCAAGGAACTCGCCGAGCTGTACCGCAATCAGATGCAATCCTGA
- a CDS encoding SAM-dependent methyltransferase — MDPQFLPEGVDLERPNAARIYDWALGGTANWAVDREFGEQLVKAFPLIRSLARANRAFLGRAVRHCVEHGVNQFLDLGSGVPTVGNVHEIAGEIDDDSRCVYVDNEPVAVAHARILLERGGDPARHAVIGGDLRDADDIWERAFDTGVLDPAKPVALLTVAVLHFVPGPELAATIARYRRLLSAGSFYVLSHVTMSGVEGDELEQIKRVVKQYEQSSTPASFRDKAELLGFFGDFDLVAPGLVPVGAWRLDDPRSPALNCAIGGVARKPGF, encoded by the coding sequence GTGGACCCGCAGTTCCTGCCAGAGGGTGTCGATCTCGAGCGGCCCAACGCCGCGCGGATCTACGATTGGGCGCTCGGCGGAACCGCGAACTGGGCGGTGGACAGGGAATTCGGCGAGCAGCTGGTCAAGGCCTTCCCGCTCATCCGCTCCCTCGCCAGGGCCAACCGGGCCTTCCTCGGTCGCGCGGTGCGGCACTGCGTCGAGCACGGCGTCAACCAGTTCCTCGACCTCGGCTCCGGCGTGCCGACCGTCGGCAACGTCCACGAGATCGCCGGAGAGATCGACGACGACAGCCGCTGCGTGTACGTCGACAACGAACCGGTCGCCGTCGCGCACGCCAGGATCCTGCTGGAGAGAGGCGGGGACCCCGCCCGGCATGCGGTGATCGGCGGCGACCTGCGCGACGCGGACGACATCTGGGAGCGCGCCTTCGACACCGGCGTGCTCGACCCGGCCAAACCGGTGGCCCTGCTCACCGTCGCGGTCCTGCATTTCGTGCCGGGCCCCGAACTCGCCGCCACCATCGCGCGGTACCGGAGGCTGCTGTCCGCGGGCTCGTTCTACGTTCTTTCCCACGTCACGATGTCCGGCGTGGAAGGCGACGAGCTGGAGCAGATCAAACGTGTCGTGAAGCAGTACGAGCAGTCGAGCACACCGGCGTCCTTTCGCGACAAGGCGGAACTCCTGGGTTTCTTCGGGGATTTCGACCTCGTGGCACCGGGTCTGGTCCCGGTCGGCGCGTGGCGGCTGGACGACCCCCGCTCACCTGCGCTTAACTGCGCCATCGGCGGGGTCGCCCGCAAACCCGGTTTCTGA
- a CDS encoding SAM-dependent methyltransferase, with amino-acid sequence MTTQQDPRDPEAPEGVDLERPNVARVYDWFLGGSANWAIDREFGSQVLKQFPEVKTFARVGRDFLARGVGYLARQGITQFLDIGSGVPTVGNVHQIASAVNPDSRVVYVDIEPVAVAHSQLLLEREGLLGRHAVLQGDVRDPADIWKRALETGVLDPRQPIGLCLVGLLYFLGPDEPVHEIVQRYLDFLPPGSYFLSSHLTEDGVTRKEGDNRENVQELYKKTSAPFHLRSRAEFTAFFDGLELVEPGIDWMATWHLDEATSRASDRFADDPTFTGGLGGLGRKP; translated from the coding sequence ATGACGACGCAGCAGGACCCCAGAGACCCTGAAGCGCCCGAGGGCGTCGATCTCGAACGACCCAACGTGGCCAGGGTGTACGACTGGTTCCTCGGCGGCTCCGCCAACTGGGCCATCGACCGCGAGTTCGGCTCGCAGGTGCTCAAGCAGTTCCCCGAGGTCAAGACGTTCGCCAGGGTCGGGCGCGACTTCCTCGCCCGCGGCGTGGGATATCTGGCCCGCCAGGGGATCACCCAGTTCCTCGACATCGGCTCCGGGGTGCCCACCGTCGGCAACGTCCACCAGATCGCGAGCGCCGTCAACCCGGACAGCCGGGTCGTCTACGTCGACATCGAGCCGGTCGCCGTCGCGCATTCGCAGTTGCTGCTGGAACGGGAAGGCCTGCTCGGGCGGCACGCGGTCCTGCAGGGTGACGTGCGGGATCCCGCCGACATCTGGAAGCGTGCCCTCGAAACCGGGGTGCTCGACCCCCGGCAGCCGATCGGGCTGTGCCTCGTCGGCCTGCTGTACTTCCTCGGCCCGGACGAACCCGTCCACGAGATCGTCCAGCGCTACCTCGACTTCTTGCCGCCGGGCTCGTATTTCCTGTCCTCGCATCTGACCGAGGACGGCGTCACCCGCAAGGAAGGCGACAACCGGGAGAACGTCCAGGAGCTCTACAAGAAGACCAGCGCGCCGTTCCATCTGCGGTCCCGCGCGGAGTTCACCGCGTTCTTCGACGGACTGGAGCTGGTGGAGCCGGGTATCGACTGGATGGCCACCTGGCATCTCGACGAAGCGACTTCCCGCGCGAGCGACCGGTTCGCCGACGATCCGACGTTTACCGGCGGGCTCGGCGGCTTGGGCCGCAAGCCCTGA
- a CDS encoding DUF397 domain-containing protein, whose amino-acid sequence MADYPSAADYDPTTAVSLFDDSAWEKSFASEPNGGNCVEVNLGKEGLVGVRDTKLAESPVFVFDAGEWNAFLTAVKAGQFDLSP is encoded by the coding sequence ATGGCCGATTATCCATCGGCGGCGGATTACGATCCGACCACGGCCGTGTCGCTGTTCGACGACTCCGCGTGGGAGAAGTCCTTCGCGAGCGAGCCCAACGGGGGCAACTGCGTCGAGGTCAACCTCGGCAAAGAAGGCCTGGTGGGAGTCCGTGACACCAAACTCGCCGAGAGTCCCGTCTTCGTCTTCGATGCCGGTGAGTGGAACGCCTTCCTCACCGCGGTCAAGGCAGGGCAGTTCGATTTGAGCCCATGA